The nucleotide sequence CCAACGCCGGCGTCTCGGTCTTGCCTCATGACCAGCTCCCTCTCCTCGGCATTTTCTCGAACAGCCTCAAGTCAAGTAGCCCTTCCCTCAGAACCCTGTTATCCATCGCAACCGATGATCACCAAGCTAATGACTCAAACGCCGCTTTCTCCGCCATGGCAGCGGATCCAGTGCTTCGAGCAGCCTTCATTAACTCCACCTTAGAATTAGCCAGAGCAAACAGATTCGACGGGTTAGACTTGGCATGGCAGTTCCCGAGCTCGCCATCGGACATGACCAACCTCGGAATCCTGCTCGACGAATGGCGAGCTCGGATCGGCGAAGAAGCTCGGAATTCCTCATCGGCTCTCCTTCTGACCGCCACAGTGTACTTCTCGAACCACCTGTTTGATGAAGCCACTGACAACCTCGACTACCCGACGGATGCAATCTCAAGAAACCTGGATTGGATCAATGCTCTCTGTTTCGGCTACCACAAGAACAGCAATGTCACTGCCCACGGTGCTGCGCTCTTCGACAAGACCTCCCACTTCTCCACCAGCTATGGGATCACCTCGTGGTTGGACGCAGGCATCCCTGCGAGCAAGCTGGTGATGGGTGTGCCACTGCAAGGCAGATCTTGGTTTCTCAGGAACAAGATCAAGAACAAGGCAGGTGATCCGGTGGTGGCTGCAGGACCCAGGCAGAAGATGAGCGACCGAATTGGCGTGATGGCCTACTCAGAGATCGAGGAGCTCATGAAGGATCCACGCTCTGGTTTTGTGTATGACAGCCAGACTGTGAGTTCCTACCTCCACTCCGGAGATCTGTGGGTGAGCTTTGACAGTCCTGAAGTTGCGGAAGACAAGATCAGATTTGCTCAACACAACACTTTGTTGGGATACTTTCTCTGGccaatcaattttgatgattcaaACCGCACAATATCCAAACAAGGTATGTGTTTGCTTGGATTCTGCAATCAGGAACATCATCTCATGATTTCTATTTCATTCTGGCACAACTGATCCGATTCTGGATGCAGCTTCCGATGCCTGGCTCAGAaactatgattcttcctgctacaGAGATGAAGATGGCTTCAAACAGGCACCATCTCCTTCTGTAGCACCACAGGAAGATGCAGCAGCACCATTAGCAGCCATTTCTGGATCAGCACAAAGGTCCGCAAAGATTGATTCCTGTCATCTGGCTCTGTATCTTTTGCTGTGTTTTCTGTTCATTTGACGACAGTGTGTGCAGCCAAACACTGTAAAGAGAGAAAACCTACAAGATTCTTTTAGCAGAGGCCTCCAGAGCTGCTTCCACACTTCAATTGTCACTCCAAAATTGGACCTTCGCTGTCGCATCTTTGTCGATCATCTAATAGAATCGAACATGACTTCCAATCAACATTCCAAGCCAGAAGAATCGCATCGCAGAAGATCGACATCGTGGTACGGTCAATTTTGATCGTCAATCCGACATCGcaaaatttatttgatatgtTATTTTCTGGGTGTTCTCTCGCGTTTTGGAAGACCAAAAGAAAAGCTCGATTGATCGAAAAAAATCATGCAACTAAAGGCCGGAGAATATTGACATCACAATGGTCAATTTTGATCGTCAAGTTGATTTGATCTGTTGAGGAAAAGAagctcgatcgatcgatcgatcgatcgatcgaaaaaaatatatatgttaaacGAAGGCCAGAGAATGAATCCACAGAACACACAATGCATAATCCAACCAGACTATCAATCCTTTATAAGGTTCTCTACCGTGTGTCCCAACTCACCGACCAGGCTCCCAGAAAGCCCAGAACTGGAGTCGATTCACGCGGCGAACGTTGAAGGAGAAGAGCATGGCCGCGAAATCGGCCCAAGAGGAGAGCTTTTCCTTCCCCCGCGGTTCGAACGCCAAGCAATCGAAGAAGCGTGTATGAATCTGATGCCTCCGAATAACCAGAGGAAGTCTCAATGATGAATAAATGTGGTTGCGTCCAAGGTGTTTGTGGATGTGTCGACAAGAACTTTGTCGTCTTAGAAGGTTGGCTGGAACGATTGGGATATTGGCTTTGTTGTTGCTGTTATTGCGATCTAAATGTGATGATGGAATTGATGTTCTGACGCACATGAAGAGTATAATCAGATTCGGGAGGAGA is from Musa acuminata AAA Group cultivar baxijiao chromosome BXJ3-8, Cavendish_Baxijiao_AAA, whole genome shotgun sequence and encodes:
- the LOC103994793 gene encoding nod factor hydrolase protein 1 isoform X1; amino-acid sequence: MGQRALSALLISMLIFSFSPCSDGQQQCAFTGAGSAQVRAGYWFSLYSHDFPVSSIDASLYTHLYYYSLPLSYDEANAGVSVLPHDQLPLLGIFSNSLKSSSPSLRTLLSIATDDHQANDSNAAFSAMAADPVLRAAFINSTLELARANRFDGLDLAWQFPSSPSDMTNLGILLDEWRARIGEEARNSSSALLLTATVYFSNHLFDEATDNLDYPTDAISRNLDWINALCFGYHKNSNVTAHGAALFDKTSHFSTSYGITSWLDAGIPASKLVMGVPLQGRSWFLRNKIKNKAGDPVVAAGPRQKMSDRIGVMAYSEIEELMKDPRSGFVYDSQTVSSYLHSGDLWVSFDSPEVAEDKIRFAQHNTLLGYFLWPINFDDSNRTISKQASDAWLRNYDSSCYRDEDGFKQAPSPSVAPQEDAAAPLAAISGSAQRSAKIDSCHLALYLLLCFLFI
- the LOC103994793 gene encoding nod factor hydrolase protein 1 isoform X2, which translates into the protein MGQRALSALLISMLIFSFSPCSDGQQQCAFTGAGSAQVRAGYWFSLYSHDFPVSSIDASLYTHLYYYSLPLSYDEANAGVSVLPHDQLPLLGIFSNSLKSSSPSLRTLLSIATDDHQANDSNAAFSAMAADPVLRAAFINSTLELARANRFDGLDLAWQFPSSPSDMTNLGILLDEWRARIGEEARNSSSALLLTATVYFSNHLFDEATDNLDYPTDAISRNLDWINALCFGYHKNSNVTAHGAALFDKTSHFSTSYGITSWLDAGIPASKLVMGVPLQGRSWFLRNKIKNKAGDPVVAAGPRQKMSDRIGVMAYSEIEELMKDPRSGFVYDSQTVSSYLHSGDLWVSFDSPEVAEDKIRFAQHNTLLGYFLWPINFDDSNRTISKQASDAWLRNYDSSCYRDEDGFKQAPSPSVAPQEDAAAPLAAISGSAQSQTL